A genomic segment from Burkholderia plantarii encodes:
- a CDS encoding VOC family protein, with product MSEIALTRGIDHLGLTVRDLSETRAFFETCLGWKLLGERPEYPAAFVSDGHVTLTLWQVKDPEVVEFDRKRNIGLHHLALRVASEAALNTLYERVAAWPGVRVEFAPEPLGKGTKRHTMIYEPGGIRIEFDYDTAAKAG from the coding sequence ATGTCAGAGATCGCATTGACCCGCGGAATCGATCATCTCGGCCTGACCGTGCGCGACCTGTCCGAGACCCGCGCGTTCTTCGAAACCTGCCTGGGCTGGAAACTGCTCGGCGAGCGGCCCGAATATCCGGCCGCGTTCGTGTCGGACGGCCACGTCACGCTCACGCTCTGGCAGGTGAAGGATCCCGAGGTGGTCGAGTTCGACCGCAAGCGCAACATCGGCCTGCATCACCTGGCGCTGCGCGTGGCCAGCGAGGCGGCGCTGAACACGCTGTACGAGCGCGTGGCCGCATGGCCGGGCGTGCGCGTCGAGTTCGCGCCCGAGCCGCTGGGCAAGGGCACCAAGCGCCACACGATGATCTACGAGCCGGGCGGCATCCGCATCGAGTTCGATTACGACACGGCCGCCAAGGCCGGTTGA
- a CDS encoding MFS transporter, with protein sequence MNIATATHDEASPATRIDLRKRSLAVGIGNFMEWFDFAIYGYFATIIGRTFFPSAVPGISLLSALAVFAAGFLARPVGALVLGPIGDRLGRRAVLIVTVFGMGVSTTLIGLLPGYATLGLAAPALLVALRFLQGMMVGGEWSSAGIYIVESAPRNRRALAASVITGTAGAAFLIGTCLAALLSMLLSEADLAAWGWRLPFVASIFMTMVALYIRRRLGDTPVYEAVRRRRAGGGVEAVPRGERVRAMVTTCAFSALFGVSLYYFITYANNHLTQTVGLTKTASLWLCSLALVLYTLFQPLVGRLSDRVGRRPLVLASALGLALLAYPVFLLLNTGNEWLILLGLVVLAALVAVTAVMDVVLLVEVFPASIRSSSAAIGHNLALAVLAGPGPFIAAALIRWTRDPNIPAWYLAGISLICFVILFFTLPETKERDITNG encoded by the coding sequence ATGAACATCGCTACCGCCACGCACGACGAAGCGTCCCCGGCCACCCGCATCGACCTGCGCAAGCGCTCGCTCGCGGTCGGCATCGGCAACTTCATGGAATGGTTCGATTTCGCGATCTACGGCTACTTCGCCACGATCATCGGCCGGACCTTCTTCCCGTCGGCGGTGCCCGGCATCTCGCTGCTGTCGGCGCTGGCCGTGTTCGCGGCGGGCTTTCTCGCGCGCCCGGTCGGCGCGCTCGTGCTCGGCCCGATCGGCGACCGGCTCGGGCGCCGCGCGGTGCTGATCGTGACGGTGTTCGGGATGGGCGTGTCGACCACGCTGATCGGCCTGCTGCCCGGCTACGCCACGCTCGGCCTCGCCGCGCCGGCGCTGCTGGTGGCGCTGCGCTTCCTGCAGGGGATGATGGTGGGCGGCGAGTGGTCGAGCGCCGGCATCTACATCGTCGAGAGCGCGCCGCGCAACCGCCGCGCGCTGGCCGCGAGCGTGATCACCGGCACGGCGGGCGCGGCGTTCCTGATCGGCACCTGCCTTGCCGCGCTGCTGTCGATGCTGCTGTCGGAAGCGGACCTCGCGGCGTGGGGCTGGCGGCTGCCGTTCGTCGCCTCGATCTTCATGACGATGGTGGCGCTCTACATCCGCCGCCGGCTCGGCGACACGCCGGTCTACGAAGCGGTGCGCCGCAGGCGCGCCGGCGGCGGCGTCGAGGCGGTGCCGCGCGGCGAGCGCGTGCGCGCGATGGTGACCACCTGCGCGTTCTCGGCGCTGTTCGGCGTGTCGCTCTACTACTTCATCACCTACGCGAACAACCACCTGACGCAGACGGTGGGCCTGACCAAGACGGCCTCGCTCTGGCTCTGCAGTCTCGCGCTGGTGCTCTATACGCTGTTCCAGCCGCTGGTGGGGCGCCTGAGCGACCGCGTCGGCCGGCGCCCGCTGGTGCTGGCCTCCGCGCTCGGCCTCGCGCTGCTCGCCTATCCGGTGTTCCTGCTGCTCAACACCGGCAACGAGTGGCTGATCCTGCTCGGCCTGGTGGTGCTGGCCGCGCTGGTGGCGGTCACGGCCGTGATGGACGTGGTGCTGCTGGTGGAAGTGTTCCCGGCCTCGATCCGTTCGAGCAGCGCCGCGATCGGCCACAACCTCGCGCTCGCAGTGCTGGCCGGCCCCGGCCCGTTCATCGCGGCCGCGCTGATCCGCTGGACCCGCGATCCGAACATTCCCGCGTGGTATCTGGCGGGCATCTCGCTGATCTGCTTCGTCATCCTGTTCTTCACGCTGCCGGAGACGAAGGAACGGGACATCACGAACGGCTGA
- a CDS encoding carbon-nitrogen hydrolase family protein, producing the protein MFKAAVVQAASVPFEPMKAAAKAAGLIREAAREGASLAVFPEAFLGGYPKGASFGTLVGKRTDGGRAHFRHYFNGAVTLDGPELALLAEVSTETGVHVVIGVIERLGRTLYCTAVTLSPGKGVAGHHRKLMPTGQERIIWGFGDGSTIAPVDTPLGRVGSVICWENYMPALRQAMFAQGTEIYCAPTADDRATWAPSMIHIALEGRVHVLSACQAIRLDAYPAFFRDDFHLEAGEADYIMRGGSMIVDPLGKVLAGPVFDTETILYAEIDTAVGHASNLDFDVVGHYSRPDVFHLGVNTAPMPPVTLSAE; encoded by the coding sequence ATGTTCAAAGCCGCCGTGGTACAGGCCGCGTCCGTGCCGTTCGAACCGATGAAGGCCGCCGCGAAGGCCGCCGGGCTGATCCGCGAGGCCGCGCGCGAGGGCGCGTCGCTGGCCGTGTTCCCCGAGGCGTTCCTCGGCGGTTATCCGAAGGGCGCCTCGTTCGGCACGCTGGTCGGCAAGCGCACCGACGGCGGGCGCGCCCATTTCCGGCACTACTTCAACGGCGCCGTGACGCTCGACGGCCCGGAGCTGGCGCTGCTCGCCGAGGTGTCGACCGAGACCGGCGTCCACGTCGTGATCGGCGTGATCGAGCGGCTGGGCCGCACGCTCTACTGCACGGCGGTGACGCTCTCGCCCGGCAAGGGCGTGGCGGGCCACCACCGCAAGCTGATGCCGACCGGCCAGGAGCGCATCATCTGGGGCTTCGGCGACGGCTCGACGATCGCGCCGGTGGACACGCCGCTCGGGCGCGTGGGCTCGGTGATCTGCTGGGAGAACTACATGCCCGCGCTGCGTCAGGCGATGTTCGCGCAGGGCACCGAGATCTACTGCGCGCCGACCGCCGACGATCGCGCCACCTGGGCACCGTCGATGATCCACATCGCGCTGGAGGGCCGCGTCCACGTGCTGAGCGCGTGTCAGGCGATCCGCCTCGACGCGTATCCGGCGTTCTTCCGCGACGACTTCCATCTGGAGGCGGGCGAGGCCGACTACATCATGCGCGGCGGCAGCATGATCGTCGATCCGCTCGGCAAGGTGCTGGCCGGCCCGGTGTTCGACACCGAGACGATCCTCTACGCCGAAATCGACACGGCCGTGGGCCACGCGAGCAACCTCGACTTCGACGTGGTCGGCCATTACTCGCGGCCCGACGTATTCCACCTCGGTGTCAACACGGCGCCGATGCCGCCGGTCACGCTGTCGGCGGAGTGA
- a CDS encoding MFS transporter, translated as MNLTSSNASGVPSRAGLALFALAIGAFGIGTTEFAPMGLLPVIASGLHVTIPAAGLLVSAYAIGVMAGAPLVTLALSSWPRRLALIVLMGLFTLGNLMSALAPGYEVLLVARVVTSLAHGAFFGLGAVVAASLAPPQRGASAVATVFAGLTVANLFGVPAAAWLGTLFGWRPPFAATAVLGLIAMLALRAALPAGGAQARPDLRRELVVLVRPGVLVALATTVLGAAAAFTLYTYVAPALQTLTGASPAYVTAMLVLIGAGFCIGNAAGGRLADRSPDGCLAAALGLLVAMMLVFPWLAATHGGAALAVFMWGIAVFAMVSPLQMRVMQAAADAPGLASSMNIGAFNVGNALGAVAGGAVISGGFGYAAVPRAGASIAAVGLALVIGRIVLRRRRGARLARGGPAAS; from the coding sequence GTGAACTTGACCTCATCCAACGCTTCCGGCGTGCCGTCGCGCGCCGGTCTCGCGCTGTTCGCGCTCGCGATCGGCGCGTTCGGCATCGGCACGACCGAGTTCGCCCCGATGGGGCTGCTGCCCGTGATCGCGAGTGGTCTGCACGTGACGATCCCGGCCGCCGGCTTGCTGGTGAGTGCCTATGCGATCGGCGTGATGGCCGGCGCGCCGCTGGTCACGCTCGCGCTCTCGTCCTGGCCGCGCCGCCTCGCGCTGATCGTGCTGATGGGGCTCTTCACGCTCGGCAACCTGATGTCGGCGCTGGCGCCCGGCTATGAGGTGCTGCTCGTCGCACGGGTGGTCACGAGCCTCGCCCACGGCGCGTTCTTCGGCCTCGGCGCGGTGGTGGCCGCGAGCCTGGCTCCGCCGCAGCGCGGCGCGAGCGCCGTGGCCACGGTGTTCGCGGGGCTGACGGTGGCGAACCTGTTCGGCGTGCCGGCCGCGGCCTGGCTCGGCACGCTGTTCGGCTGGCGGCCGCCGTTCGCCGCCACCGCCGTGCTGGGCCTGATCGCGATGCTGGCGCTGCGCGCCGCGCTGCCGGCCGGCGGCGCGCAGGCGCGGCCCGACCTGCGCCGCGAACTGGTGGTGCTGGTGCGCCCGGGCGTGCTGGTCGCGCTCGCCACCACCGTGCTCGGCGCGGCCGCCGCCTTCACGCTCTACACCTACGTCGCGCCCGCGCTTCAGACGCTGACGGGCGCCTCGCCCGCCTACGTGACGGCGATGCTGGTGCTGATCGGCGCGGGCTTCTGCATCGGCAACGCGGCGGGCGGCCGGCTCGCCGACCGCTCGCCCGACGGCTGCCTGGCCGCCGCGCTCGGCCTGCTGGTCGCGATGATGCTGGTGTTTCCGTGGCTCGCCGCCACCCACGGCGGCGCGGCGCTGGCCGTGTTCATGTGGGGCATCGCGGTGTTCGCGATGGTCTCGCCGCTGCAGATGCGCGTGATGCAGGCGGCCGCCGATGCGCCGGGGCTCGCCTCGTCGATGAACATCGGCGCGTTCAACGTCGGCAACGCGCTCGGCGCCGTGGCCGGCGGCGCGGTGATCTCGGGCGGCTTCGGCTACGCGGCCGTGCCGCGCGCCGGCGCGTCGATCGCCGCCGTGGGCCTCGCGCTCGTGATCGGAAGGATCGTGCTGCGCCGCCGTCGAGGCGCGCGTCTCGCGCGCGGCGGCCCGGCCGCGTCGTGA
- a CDS encoding putative bifunctional diguanylate cyclase/phosphodiesterase has product MHGSYNFFLVVVSFVVATLASYTALDLTGRIALLGRSLQRHTWLAGGAVAMGTGIWSMHFIAMLAFTLPIPLGYDLVETGYSLALAIVVSYLALFVTTRRRASFAHLAVSGTLMGLGVAGMHYTGMAAMRMAPGIDYRPGWFAASIVIAIGASMAALAIARRLRSESRHAVVRARAGAALVMAAGISGMHYSGMAAAMFLPGSICGAASGINSAWLATTVALFTFVILIVTLLLSRIDARNSRLAHAVTNLNGEIVRLATLDTLTGLPNRSTLTSRMVEAIDDARRRNTGFAVLFMDLDGFKAINDSLGHSIGDQVLVTFSQRLRGCVRSFDTVARLGGDEFVVLAERIGSAPEARVIAETVLERTRDGAWSVDEPLQVTPSIGIALYPRDGETVDTLLKHADAAMYEAKRGGRGTYRFFEVGMNDAALRTLQIQQALHEALANGYFSLHFQPKFRSDTRALTGAEALIRLHHPKLGALAPLDFIPIAERSGQIVAIGYWVVRETCRHIREWMQAGLPPLKVAVNLSTRQLAQPELAAAMLEIVRREQVAPQQIIFEITETMAMQDAERTIVAIRDFQQSGFEIAIDDFGTGYSSLAYLQRFRVKQLKIDRFFTSGLDRHGKEGAAIVSAIIALAHSLDMDVVAEGVETVTQRDKLETLRCDEMQGFLLGQPLEADAFARLVRERSGSDEALA; this is encoded by the coding sequence ATGCACGGCTCGTACAATTTCTTCCTGGTGGTGGTGTCGTTCGTGGTGGCGACGCTCGCTTCCTACACCGCGCTCGACCTGACCGGCCGCATCGCGCTGCTCGGCCGTTCGCTGCAGCGCCACACGTGGCTCGCCGGCGGCGCCGTCGCGATGGGCACCGGCATCTGGTCGATGCACTTCATCGCGATGCTCGCGTTCACGCTGCCGATCCCGCTCGGCTACGATCTCGTCGAGACCGGCTACTCGCTCGCGCTCGCGATCGTGGTGTCGTATCTCGCGCTGTTCGTCACCACGCGCCGGCGCGCCAGCTTCGCCCATCTCGCGGTGAGCGGCACGCTGATGGGGCTCGGCGTGGCCGGCATGCACTACACCGGGATGGCGGCGATGCGCATGGCGCCCGGCATCGACTACCGGCCGGGCTGGTTCGCGGCGTCGATCGTGATCGCGATCGGGGCTTCGATGGCGGCGCTCGCGATCGCGCGGCGGCTGCGCAGCGAGAGCCGGCACGCGGTGGTGCGCGCCCGCGCGGGCGCGGCGCTGGTGATGGCCGCCGGCATCAGCGGCATGCACTACTCGGGCATGGCCGCGGCGATGTTCCTGCCCGGCAGCATCTGCGGCGCGGCATCCGGCATCAATTCGGCGTGGCTCGCCACCACCGTCGCGCTGTTCACGTTCGTGATCCTGATCGTCACGCTGCTGCTCTCGCGCATCGACGCGCGCAACAGCCGGCTCGCCCACGCGGTGACCAACCTGAACGGCGAGATCGTGCGGCTCGCCACGCTCGACACGCTGACGGGCCTGCCCAACCGCAGCACGCTGACCAGCCGCATGGTCGAGGCGATCGACGACGCGCGGCGCCGCAACACCGGCTTCGCCGTGCTGTTCATGGATCTCGACGGCTTCAAGGCGATCAACGATTCGCTCGGCCACTCGATCGGCGACCAGGTGCTCGTCACGTTCTCGCAACGGCTGCGCGGCTGCGTGCGTTCGTTCGATACGGTGGCGCGGCTCGGCGGCGACGAGTTCGTGGTGCTGGCCGAGCGGATCGGCTCGGCGCCGGAGGCGCGCGTGATCGCCGAGACGGTGCTGGAGCGCACCCGCGACGGCGCCTGGAGCGTGGACGAGCCGCTGCAGGTCACGCCGAGCATCGGCATCGCGCTCTACCCGCGCGACGGCGAGACCGTCGACACGCTGCTCAAGCACGCCGACGCGGCGATGTACGAGGCCAAGCGCGGCGGGCGCGGCACCTACCGCTTCTTCGAAGTGGGCATGAACGACGCCGCGCTGCGCACGCTACAGATCCAGCAGGCGCTGCACGAGGCGCTCGCCAACGGCTATTTCTCGCTGCACTTCCAGCCCAAATTCCGCAGCGACACGCGCGCGCTGACCGGCGCCGAGGCGCTGATCCGGCTGCACCACCCGAAGCTCGGCGCGCTCGCGCCGCTCGACTTCATCCCGATCGCCGAACGCTCGGGGCAGATCGTGGCGATCGGCTACTGGGTGGTGCGCGAGACCTGCCGGCACATCCGCGAATGGATGCAGGCGGGGCTGCCGCCGCTGAAGGTGGCCGTCAACCTCTCCACGCGCCAGCTCGCGCAGCCGGAACTGGCCGCGGCGATGCTCGAGATCGTCAGGCGGGAACAGGTCGCGCCGCAGCAGATCATCTTCGAGATCACCGAGACGATGGCGATGCAGGACGCCGAGCGTACCATCGTCGCGATCCGCGATTTCCAGCAGAGCGGCTTCGAGATCGCGATCGACGATTTCGGCACCGGGTATTCGAGCCTCGCCTACCTGCAGCGCTTTCGCGTCAAGCAGCTGAAGATCGACCGCTTCTTCACGAGCGGGCTCGACCGCCACGGCAAGGAAGGCGCCGCGATCGTCTCGGCGATCATCGCGCTCGCGCATTCGCTCGACATGGACGTGGTGGCCGAGGGCGTGGAGACCGTCACGCAGCGCGACAAGCTGGAGACGCTGCGCTGCGACGAGATGCAGGGCTTCCTGCTCGGCCAGCCGCTCGAGGCCGACGCGTTCGCGCGGCTCGTGCGCGAACGTTCGGGCTCGGACGAGGCGCTGGCCTGA
- a CDS encoding LysR family transcriptional regulator — MTIINVANISRMDLNLLVVFQCVMGERSVTRTAEILNLTQGAVSSSLKRLREHFDDALFVRGAGGMVPTRRALELAPKVTEALAAIATMLDGNTQFAAETSGRVFNIALSDDIESCVSPLLVNEARARGLSVGFAFHQSNSSLWKTALADPEMDLALCSEPKAFSSHYSSQILFSSSYSCLYDGARLNLKSPITRDEYLSHPHVRVSYDGRRGFVDDLLDNEGIPRKVSASFTHFSGALAALVYSDAIATLPSFAAHAYARIARLTVSPVPISVPAFRVFMIWKAARNEDAQNAWLRNFIVGTTRELQYEGARVVAAPGPRGATRARGRVGGQVKARRR, encoded by the coding sequence ATGACCATCATCAATGTGGCTAATATCAGCCGGATGGACCTGAACCTGCTCGTCGTGTTCCAGTGCGTGATGGGCGAGCGCAGCGTGACGCGCACCGCCGAGATCCTGAACCTCACGCAGGGGGCCGTCAGCTCGTCGCTGAAGCGCCTGCGCGAGCACTTCGACGACGCGCTGTTCGTGCGCGGCGCGGGCGGCATGGTGCCGACGCGGCGCGCGCTCGAACTCGCGCCGAAGGTCACCGAGGCGCTGGCCGCGATCGCGACCATGCTCGACGGCAACACGCAGTTCGCCGCCGAGACCTCGGGGCGCGTGTTCAACATCGCGCTGTCCGACGACATCGAGAGCTGCGTGTCGCCGCTGCTCGTCAACGAGGCGCGGGCACGCGGGCTGTCGGTGGGCTTCGCGTTCCATCAATCGAACAGCTCGCTCTGGAAGACGGCGCTGGCCGATCCGGAGATGGACCTCGCGCTCTGCTCCGAGCCGAAGGCGTTCAGCTCGCATTACTCGTCGCAGATCCTGTTCTCGTCGTCGTACTCGTGCCTCTACGACGGCGCGCGGCTCAACCTCAAGAGCCCGATCACGCGCGACGAGTACCTCTCGCATCCGCACGTGCGCGTGTCGTATGACGGGCGGCGCGGCTTCGTGGACGACCTGCTCGACAACGAGGGGATTCCGCGCAAGGTGTCGGCCTCGTTCACGCATTTCTCGGGCGCGCTCGCGGCGCTCGTCTACAGCGACGCGATCGCGACGCTGCCGAGCTTCGCGGCGCATGCCTACGCGCGCATCGCGCGGCTCACCGTGAGCCCGGTGCCGATCAGCGTGCCGGCGTTTCGCGTGTTCATGATCTGGAAGGCCGCGCGCAACGAGGACGCGCAGAACGCGTGGCTGCGCAACTTCATCGTCGGCACCACGCGCGAGCTGCAATACGAAGGCGCGCGCGTGGTGGCGGCGCCGGGCCCGCGCGGCGCCACGCGCGCGCGCGGCCGCGTCGGCGGACAGGTCAAGGCGCGGCGCCGGTGA